From the Exiguobacterium aurantiacum genome, one window contains:
- a CDS encoding 50S ribosomal protein L25/general stress protein Ctc, translating to MADTLKVTKRELRPRSVRANLRKEGKVLGVVYGYKVESTPVAFEEMALRKILREHGDNALIELNIDGKKVNTLVHGTEVDPFTNEYKHVEFMAVKMDEATEVEADVTLVGDAKGVKEGGYLAQTLYKVTVSATPANIPERIELDVSELGIGDSLTVADLPENKDYEIVSEGDLQIASVNEPVAVEDLEADTATEGGAEAAEESSETSTEESEEASENKE from the coding sequence ATGGCAGACACGCTTAAAGTAACGAAACGAGAATTACGACCACGTTCGGTCCGCGCTAACTTGCGTAAAGAAGGAAAAGTGTTAGGTGTTGTTTACGGCTATAAAGTTGAAAGCACACCGGTCGCATTCGAGGAGATGGCACTTCGTAAAATTCTTCGTGAACACGGCGACAACGCTTTGATCGAACTCAATATCGATGGCAAGAAAGTGAACACGCTCGTTCACGGGACAGAAGTCGACCCATTCACGAACGAGTACAAGCACGTTGAATTCATGGCGGTGAAGATGGACGAAGCGACGGAAGTCGAAGCGGACGTCACACTCGTCGGCGACGCGAAAGGTGTCAAAGAAGGCGGCTACTTGGCGCAGACGCTCTATAAAGTAACGGTCTCGGCAACACCGGCTAACATTCCGGAGCGCATCGAACTTGATGTTTCTGAACTCGGGATTGGTGACTCGCTCACAGTGGCTGACCTTCCAGAGAACAAAGATTACGAAATCGTATCTGAAGGTGATCTTCAAATCGCATCGGTGAATGAACCTGTGGCGGTCGAAGACCTTGAAGCAGACACTGCGACAGAAGGTGGAGCGGAAGCGGCTGAAGAGTCGTCAGAAACTTCAACGGAAGAGTCGGAAGAGGCTTCTGAAAACAAAGAATAA
- the mutL gene encoding DNA mismatch repair endonuclease MutL yields MGIIQELPEQLANRIAAGEVVERPASVVKELVENAIDAGATKIEVDLEEAGIRLIKVRDNGHGFYEEDAPRAFLRHATSKIRDEHDLFRIRTLGFRGEALASIASVSHVTLKSRRTEEDGFEMTLQGGVVTAQTPAAANVGTEIAVSQLFYNTPARLKYLKTSATELASITDTLNRIALSHPEVRLTAFHEDKELLRTSGNGDIKQVMLAIYGRQVAAQIVTASSKTNDYSLSAHLVRPEVTRSNKQYVTLILNGRSIKNFALTQSVLEGYHTLLPIGRYPIAVLEVNMDPMLIDVNVHPTKREVRLSKEKELCQLIRETVQLTLREQRLIPSVKPKERPAPRTEQERLDFTVERTPVTDEAPTWNYPIPREPVTSPSRWSPTPLVNETSEPTESTVESETIETKRERLPQLDVIGQLHASYIVCGAEDGMYVIDQHAAQERIKYELFYEQLGNPDKEYQLLLLPLTLEFTQEEALAIEEVTSLLKEAGLELEPFGGNTFLVREIPTWYPQHDLEGTVRDLIEMAIRDRSIDIAKYREDASILMACKRSIKANHPLNHEMMRQLLHDLNQTTSPYTCPHGRPILVKWSTYELEKLFKRVM; encoded by the coding sequence ATGGGAATCATTCAAGAGTTACCGGAACAACTGGCCAACCGAATCGCTGCCGGCGAGGTCGTCGAGCGTCCGGCATCAGTCGTGAAAGAGCTCGTCGAGAATGCGATTGACGCCGGTGCCACCAAAATCGAAGTCGATTTGGAGGAAGCGGGCATCCGCCTCATTAAAGTCCGCGATAACGGTCACGGGTTTTATGAAGAGGACGCCCCGCGCGCCTTTCTCCGCCATGCCACGAGCAAAATCCGGGACGAGCACGATTTGTTCCGGATACGTACGCTCGGCTTTCGGGGCGAGGCGCTCGCCTCGATCGCTTCGGTCAGCCATGTGACGCTGAAGTCACGCCGGACCGAGGAAGACGGGTTCGAGATGACGCTTCAAGGCGGCGTTGTCACGGCGCAAACACCGGCCGCGGCGAATGTCGGGACGGAGATTGCCGTCAGTCAATTGTTCTATAATACACCGGCCCGATTGAAGTATTTGAAAACGTCGGCAACAGAACTTGCGAGCATCACCGACACGTTGAACCGGATCGCCTTGTCCCACCCGGAAGTTCGTCTCACGGCGTTCCATGAAGACAAGGAACTGCTCAGGACCAGCGGGAACGGAGATATCAAACAAGTCATGCTCGCCATCTATGGCCGACAAGTCGCGGCTCAAATTGTCACGGCGTCGAGTAAGACGAACGACTATAGCTTGAGCGCGCATCTCGTCCGTCCGGAAGTGACCCGGTCGAACAAGCAGTACGTGACACTCATTTTGAACGGACGCAGCATTAAAAACTTCGCTTTGACCCAAAGTGTGCTCGAAGGCTACCACACGCTGCTACCGATTGGTCGTTATCCAATCGCTGTCCTCGAAGTGAACATGGACCCGATGCTAATCGATGTCAACGTCCATCCGACGAAACGAGAAGTCCGACTTTCAAAAGAGAAAGAGCTCTGTCAATTGATTCGTGAGACGGTCCAGCTGACGCTCCGGGAACAACGCTTGATTCCGTCGGTCAAACCGAAGGAACGTCCGGCGCCTCGGACCGAACAAGAGCGACTTGATTTCACGGTCGAGCGAACTCCCGTTACGGATGAAGCGCCGACGTGGAACTACCCGATTCCTCGAGAACCGGTCACGTCCCCAAGTCGATGGTCGCCAACGCCGCTCGTCAATGAGACATCTGAGCCGACAGAGTCGACGGTCGAATCGGAAACGATCGAGACGAAACGAGAGCGATTGCCACAGCTCGACGTCATCGGTCAATTGCATGCGAGTTATATCGTCTGTGGTGCCGAGGATGGGATGTACGTCATCGACCAACACGCGGCCCAGGAACGAATCAAATATGAGTTGTTTTACGAGCAGCTCGGGAATCCGGACAAAGAGTATCAATTGTTGTTGCTTCCGCTCACGCTCGAATTCACGCAAGAAGAGGCGCTCGCTATTGAAGAAGTCACTTCGCTTTTAAAAGAAGCGGGTCTCGAGTTGGAGCCGTTCGGTGGCAACACGTTCCTTGTCAGGGAGATTCCGACGTGGTACCCGCAACACGATTTAGAAGGCACGGTCCGTGATTTGATAGAGATGGCGATCCGGGATCGCTCCATTGACATCGCTAAATATCGGGAAGATGCGTCGATTTTGATGGCGTGCAAACGATCGATTAAAGCAAACCATCCATTGAATCACGAGATGATGCGGCAATTGCTTCACGATTTGAATCAGACGACGTCTCCGTATACGTGTCCTCACGGACGTCCGATTTTAGTGAAATGGAGCACGTACGAACTCGAGAAGTTATTTAAACGCGTCATGTGA
- the mutS gene encoding DNA mismatch repair protein MutS — METIHQTPMMKQYFSIKADYPDAFLFYRLGDFYELFFEDAQIVAKELELTLTAKNGKNAEHPIPMCGVPHHSAAIYIEQLIEKGFNVAICEQMEDPKATKGLVKREVIQVITPGTYMAALGEKENRYLLSVVHVGGRYGIARGDVTTGESWLTTLSSREAVLREVEGLVPSEIIVDDTELADGLAPLGIPLSVQTERLASPLSSGAKDEAQVTAFELLFAYLTRTQKRALDHLQPAVAYEVEAHMQLDANTARNLELFRSARSGERKGSLLALLDETTTAMGGRLLKRWLEQPLYTEQAIRDRQDAVENLVDDFMLRDQLREQLRHVYDIERLVAKVGYGTANARDLVQLRNTLERIPTVRALLEGVTASRLRQIDAALDTFDDLASVLQAALVEAPPISIKEGGMIRVGYSAELDELLEAKANGKTWIANLEQQERLATGIKSLKIGYNRVFGYYLEVTKANARLLEEGRYERKQTLTNAERYVTPELKEKEALILGAEEKSCTLEYDLFVALRDQVKQVTKPLQQLARSLSELDVLLALAIVAEKRDYVRPTTSNNVQIDRGRHPVIETVLPRGEYVANDLTLDDTRRMLLITGPNMSGKSTYMRQFALIAILHQIGSFVPAEAAEIPLFDRIFTRIGAADDLVSGQSTFMVEMTETRQAVTEATEHSLILLDEIGRGTSTYDGMALAQAIVEYIASTIGAKTLFSTHYHELTVLEDTIPALENVHVRAIERDGRVVFLHEVHPGRADKSYGIHVAELAELPRDLIERARTILSELETDPKPGRTAVGKPVTTEPVAQLSLFEAEDDIKRQLLELDLLAMNPIEAMQALYALQQSAKKG, encoded by the coding sequence ATGGAAACGATACATCAAACTCCGATGATGAAACAATACTTTTCGATCAAGGCAGACTACCCGGATGCCTTTTTATTCTATCGGCTCGGTGATTTTTACGAGCTGTTCTTTGAAGATGCCCAAATCGTCGCCAAAGAACTCGAGTTGACACTGACCGCGAAAAACGGGAAGAACGCTGAGCACCCGATTCCAATGTGTGGCGTACCACATCACTCTGCCGCTATCTACATTGAACAGCTGATCGAAAAAGGATTCAACGTGGCCATCTGTGAACAGATGGAAGACCCGAAAGCGACAAAAGGGCTCGTCAAACGTGAAGTCATTCAAGTCATCACGCCGGGTACATACATGGCCGCGCTCGGTGAAAAAGAGAACCGATACTTGCTGTCGGTCGTCCATGTTGGCGGACGTTACGGAATTGCCCGCGGCGATGTGACGACGGGAGAATCCTGGTTGACGACGTTATCGTCCCGTGAGGCCGTTCTTCGTGAAGTCGAGGGACTCGTCCCGAGCGAGATCATCGTCGATGACACCGAATTGGCAGATGGCCTTGCTCCACTCGGGATTCCGTTGTCGGTCCAGACGGAGCGGCTAGCGAGCCCGTTGTCGAGTGGAGCGAAAGACGAGGCGCAAGTGACTGCGTTTGAATTGCTCTTCGCTTATTTAACGCGCACGCAAAAACGCGCCCTCGACCATCTCCAACCGGCCGTCGCTTATGAAGTCGAGGCCCATATGCAACTCGATGCCAACACGGCCCGGAACTTAGAATTGTTCCGGTCGGCCCGGTCCGGGGAACGGAAAGGATCACTCCTCGCCCTGCTCGATGAAACGACGACGGCGATGGGCGGACGGTTGTTGAAACGTTGGCTCGAACAGCCGCTCTATACCGAGCAGGCAATTCGAGATCGGCAAGATGCGGTCGAGAACTTGGTCGATGACTTCATGCTTCGTGATCAGTTGCGTGAGCAGCTACGTCACGTCTATGATATCGAACGTCTCGTCGCCAAAGTCGGGTACGGGACGGCCAACGCTCGTGACCTCGTGCAACTCCGGAACACACTCGAGCGTATCCCGACCGTGCGTGCCTTGCTCGAAGGCGTCACGGCCTCACGGCTTCGTCAAATCGATGCCGCGCTCGACACGTTCGACGACTTGGCCAGCGTGCTCCAAGCAGCGCTCGTCGAGGCGCCACCGATCTCGATTAAAGAAGGCGGCATGATTCGTGTCGGCTACTCGGCCGAACTCGACGAACTGCTCGAGGCGAAAGCGAACGGGAAAACGTGGATTGCCAACCTCGAACAACAAGAGCGGCTCGCGACCGGAATCAAATCACTAAAAATCGGTTATAACCGCGTCTTCGGCTATTACTTGGAAGTGACGAAAGCGAACGCGCGCTTGCTCGAAGAGGGACGGTATGAACGGAAACAGACGCTGACGAACGCCGAGCGTTACGTCACACCTGAGTTAAAAGAGAAAGAAGCACTCATTCTCGGGGCCGAAGAGAAGAGTTGCACGCTCGAGTATGACTTATTCGTCGCTTTGCGTGATCAAGTCAAACAAGTGACGAAACCACTTCAGCAATTGGCACGCTCACTCAGTGAGCTCGATGTCTTGCTCGCGCTCGCCATCGTCGCCGAAAAACGTGACTACGTCCGACCGACGACGTCGAACAACGTCCAAATCGATCGTGGCCGCCATCCGGTCATCGAGACGGTACTGCCGCGCGGTGAATACGTCGCCAACGATTTGACGCTCGACGACACGCGGCGCATGCTTTTGATCACGGGACCGAACATGTCCGGTAAATCGACATATATGCGTCAATTCGCCTTGATTGCCATCTTGCATCAAATCGGGTCGTTCGTGCCGGCTGAAGCGGCTGAGATTCCATTGTTTGATCGAATCTTTACCCGCATCGGTGCGGCCGATGACTTGGTGAGCGGCCAGTCGACGTTCATGGTCGAGATGACGGAGACACGCCAAGCTGTGACCGAGGCAACCGAACACAGCCTCATCTTGCTCGATGAGATTGGACGGGGAACGTCGACTTATGACGGTATGGCACTCGCTCAAGCCATCGTCGAATACATCGCTTCGACGATTGGAGCGAAGACGTTGTTCTCGACCCACTATCATGAGCTGACCGTGCTCGAAGACACGATCCCTGCCCTTGAGAACGTGCACGTCCGCGCCATCGAGCGTGACGGCCGCGTCGTCTTCCTGCATGAAGTGCACCCAGGACGGGCCGATAAGTCATACGGGATTCATGTCGCTGAACTCGCCGAATTGCCCCGGGATTTGATTGAGCGGGCGCGGACCATCTTGTCTGAACTAGAGACTGACCCGAAACCGGGACGAACAGCCGTTGGAAAACCGGTGACGACAGAACCCGTGGCCCAACTATCGCTCTTTGAGGCAGAAGACGACATCAAACGACAATTGCTCGAACTCGATTTGTTGGCGATGAACCCGATTGAGGCGATGCAAGCGCTCTATGCACTTCAACAATCCGCGAAGAAGGGGTGA
- a CDS encoding RicAFT regulatory complex protein RicA family protein gives MVTDQTVIQKARELADLLASTPEVARFKEAETKVNESERVQTLIKRIKYLQKEAVNCKHYGKTEALAKVELKIDKAMDELDSIPVVQAFQETQVEVNDLLQYVTVTLANSVTDRIIESTDGDVLAGKTGSGMEAEKSRGGCGY, from the coding sequence ATGGTGACTGATCAAACTGTGATTCAAAAAGCGAGAGAATTAGCCGACTTATTGGCGAGCACGCCGGAAGTGGCCCGCTTCAAAGAAGCGGAAACGAAAGTGAACGAAAGTGAACGCGTTCAAACGTTAATCAAACGGATCAAATACTTACAAAAAGAAGCCGTCAACTGCAAGCACTACGGGAAGACGGAAGCGCTCGCCAAAGTCGAACTAAAAATCGACAAGGCGATGGACGAGCTCGATTCGATTCCGGTCGTCCAGGCGTTCCAAGAGACGCAAGTTGAAGTGAACGATTTGCTTCAATACGTGACGGTCACACTCGCCAACTCGGTGACAGATCGCATTATCGAGTCGACGGACGGTGACGTTCTCGCCGGTAAAACAGGAAGCGGCATGGAAGCGGAGAAATCGCGCGGCGGTTGCGGATACTAA
- a CDS encoding GNAT family N-acetyltransferase, producing MQKKRFDELTTRELYELLALRTEIFVVEQDCPYQEVDGKDIAAVHYWIEADGRPIAALRVLKDESPIAIGRVVTKSTHRGQGHSRRLMQAAVADFGNRELYLQAQTYVEPFYASFGFTRTSEEYLEDGIPHVDMVRTATVSK from the coding sequence ATGCAGAAAAAACGATTTGACGAATTGACGACGCGAGAGCTCTATGAGTTGTTGGCGCTCCGAACCGAAATTTTCGTCGTGGAACAAGATTGTCCGTATCAAGAAGTCGACGGGAAAGATATAGCGGCGGTCCACTACTGGATCGAGGCAGACGGCCGCCCGATCGCGGCGCTACGTGTCCTCAAGGATGAGTCACCAATCGCCATCGGTCGTGTCGTCACGAAGTCGACGCATCGGGGACAAGGCCATTCGCGGCGCTTGATGCAAGCAGCCGTGGCCGATTTTGGGAATCGCGAATTGTATTTGCAAGCACAAACGTACGTCGAGCCGTTCTATGCAAGCTTCGGGTTCACGCGGACGAGTGAGGAGTACTTAGAGGACGGGATTCCCCACGTCGATATGGTTCGGACGGCGACCGTCTCGAAGTGA